Proteins encoded together in one Oreochromis aureus strain Israel breed Guangdong linkage group 23, ZZ_aureus, whole genome shotgun sequence window:
- the LOC116333313 gene encoding cyclin-dependent kinase 4 inhibitor C-like: MVFISFNVVKLGDSRVIETLLQAGANPNVPDPSCGLTVTHDAAREGFVDSVRALLTYGADVNIADEKGNLPLHLAASKGHVEVVRLLIGYTENRGVRNNDGLTAEQLARGNSHTDTATFIQNHQ, encoded by the exons Atggtttttatttcatttaac gtagtGAAGTTGGGGGACTCCCGGGTCATTGAGACCCTGCTGCAAGCGGGGGCAAATCCAAATGTGCCAGATCCCTCCTGCGGTCTCACCGTGACCCACGATGCCGCTCGTGAAGGATTCGTGGATTCTGTGCGCGCGCTGCTAACATATGGGGCCGATGTTAACATCGCAGATGAAAAAG GTAACCTTCCGCTGCACCTGGCCGCCAGTAAGGGTCACGTGGAGGTTGTCAGGCTACTCATTGGATACACCGAGAATCGCGGCGTACGCAACAATGACGGACTCACCGCCGAGCAGCTCGCGCGCGGCAATAGCCACACGGACACAGCCACGTTCATCCAAAACCATCA GTAA